One part of the Oryzias melastigma strain HK-1 linkage group LG21, ASM292280v2, whole genome shotgun sequence genome encodes these proteins:
- the lrrfip1a gene encoding leucine-rich repeat flightless-interacting protein 2 isoform X3, with protein sequence MGTQGTGRKRSTKKERATAEDEALNLIAREAEARLAAKRAARAEAREIRMKELERQQKEEDSEKYSRSSRIQTLTDDDDRVSVGSRGSFRSELDSVGAFGGGSSSSQKKSKKKKKHKHKDRDRNGFEDDYSVVSGRSSRISDESRGSRSSRMDLTASDLYGLNGVSSSRISGFNGYQGSLYEESLCSASRRVASCSSRSIDYTGYRSSRTSSRASSACVSPVENCSSVASFLRSGSGLLDDVTIPDFSHAEEREFLEKGCRAPSSLTATTLTSLGGTSSRRGSGETALTVDADSSIREIKEIHELKDQIQDVETKYMQNLKEVKDSLVEVEEKYRKAMVSNAQLDNEKSNLMYEVDTLKDNLMELEELLSESRRQYEDKAKDYEREKHTHGVLQFHFNEMKESLKQSEELLNEIRQLRIKQDGFVREVSDLQETVEWKDKKIGALERQKEYTDAIRIERDELREEVVKLKDVLKKHGIVLGPDLSINGDAGETEGDESADAAPRPALDSQGRSVEGNSILEIRLRKLVDEREKMIEQVKKLKAQLEQKTQKNSTDLSPDGEIVENGNDPNIMELQRDSSRQINDLKFKLVKAEQDVTALEQNVTRLEGHVTRYKSLAENAEKVEDELKAEKRKLQRELRSALDKIEELESSNSHLNKRLEKMKSSRGLAPTP encoded by the exons GAGGACAGTGAGAAGTACTCTCGTTCCTCCCGGATTCAGACG CTGACCGACGACGATGACCGCGTGTCGGTGGGAAGCCGCGGCAGCTTCAGG tcGGAGCTTGACTCAGTTGGGGCCTTTGGTGGGGGG AGTTCCTCCTCACAGaagaagtcaaagaaaaagaagaagcataAACACAAAGACAGAGAT AGGAACGGCTTTGAGGACGATTACAGCGTGGTGTCCGGCAGG AGCTCCAGAATCAGTGATGAGAGCAGAGGCTCCCGCTCCTCCAGGATGGATCTGACG GCCTCTGACTTGTACGGCCTCAACGGCGTGTCCTCCTCCAGGATCTCAGGGTTCAACGGTTATCAG GGCTCCTTGTATGAAGAGAGTCTGTGCAGCGCGTCCAGACGGGTCGCCAGCTGCAGCTCCCGT TCTATAGACTACACTGGTTATCGCAGCTCCAGAACCTCCAGCAGGGCCAGTTCAGCCTGCGTCAGTCCCGTG GAGAACTGCAGCTCCGTTGCCAGTTTTCTGCGGAGCGGCAGCGGCCTCCTAGACGATGTCACAATTCCTGACTTTTCCCAT GCGGAGGAGAGAGAATTTCTTGAAAAG GGATGTCGGGCGCCTTCTTCTCTGACGGCGACGACCCTCACCTCTCTGGGCGGGACCTCGTCCCGAAGAGGAAGCGGGGAGACGGCTTTAACGGTGGATGCTGACAGCTCAATCCGAGAGATCAAG GAGATCCACGAGCTGAAGGATCAGATTCAAGATGTGGAAACCAAGTACATGCAAAACCTCAAAGAGGTCAAG GACTCTctggtggaggtggaggagaagTATCGTAAAGCCATGGTGTCCAACGCTCAGCTGGACAACGAGAAGAGCAACCTGATGTACGAGGTGGACACGCTGAAGGACAACCTTatggagctggaggagctgctgtccGAGTCACGCCGGCAGTATGAGGACAAAGCTAAG GACTACGAGCGAGAGAAGCACACCCACGGCGTGCTGCAGTTCCACTTCAACGAAATGAAGGAAAGTCTGAAGCAGAGCGAGGAGCTGCTGAAC GAGATCCGTCAGCTGCGCATCAAGCAGGACGGCTTTGTTAGGGAGGTTTCAGACCTGCAGGAGACGGTGGAGTGGAAGGACAAAAAGATCGGG GCCTTAGAGCGGCAGAAAGAGTACACAGACGCCATCCGAATTGAGCGCGATGAGCTCAGAGAAGAGGTGGTGAAGCTGAAAGATGTTCTGAAG AAACACGGAATCGTCCTGGGCCCCGATCTGAGCATCAACGGAGACGCCGGGGAAACAGAAGGAGACGAGTCGGCGGACGCGGCGCCACGGCCGGCTCTGGACTCACAGGGCCGCTCTGTAGAAGGGAACAGCATCCTCG AGATTCGACTGAGAAAACTGGTGGATGAGCGGGAAAAAATGATAGAACAG GTGAAGAAGCTGAAGGCTCAGCTGGAGCAGAAGACGCAGAAGAACAGCACAGACCTGAGTCCCGACGGGGAAATCGTTGAAAACGGCAACGATCCGAACATCATGGAGCTGCAGA GAGACTCCAGCAGGCAGATCAACGACCTGAAGTTCAAGCTGGTGAAGGCGGAGCAGGACGTCACAGCTTTGGAGCAGAAC GTCACCCGCTTGGAGGGCCACGTGACTCGCTACAAGTCCTTAGCAGAGAATGCGGAGAAGGTGGAGGACGAGCTGAAGGCGGAGAAGAGGAAGCTGCAGAGAGAG CTGCGATCAGCGCTGGATAAGATCGAAGAGCTGGAGTCCAGCAACAGCCACCTGAACAAGAGGCTGGAGAAGATGAAGTCCAGCCGTGGCTTGGCTCCAACGCCGTAg